One window of the Salvelinus fontinalis isolate EN_2023a chromosome 2, ASM2944872v1, whole genome shotgun sequence genome contains the following:
- the LOC129869490 gene encoding RING finger protein 222-like, producing the protein MTPLDGHQAEEGDSQSQEDSECPVCYDSLSCTERTLSCGHVFCHDCLVKTLVSINRDSVIRDTIICPVCRHLTFIKKQQEVGVPLAPGKEAEEGGGQTLKVPVPPPEPGNPQHHHEARRASGHSSSPSDSSGLSWIVRRFRWISERCRSRRILSLISPDHRNSQIFIISAQGRPMADEDAVSLDTMPVVPQPNRRRRRIRICTTGRCLVVLLVIFTLMAMVAASLPWIILA; encoded by the coding sequence GGACTCAGAGTGTCCCGTGTGTTATGATAGTCTCTCCTGCACGGAGAGGACCCTGAGCTGCGGACACGTTTTCTGCCACGACTGTCTGGTCAAAACCTTGGTCAGTATCAACAGGGACAGCGTCATCAGAGACACCATCATCTGTCCCGTCTGCCGACACCTGACTTTCATCAAGAAGCAACAGGAGGTTGGGGTTCCTCTCGCCCCGGGGAAAGAGGCCGAGGAAGGAGGCGGGCAGACCTTGAAGGTCCCTGTCCCTCCACCAGAACCTGGTAACCCACAGCATCACCATGAAGCACGGCGCGCGTCAGGGCATAGTAGCTCACCGTCTGATTCAAGTGGACTGAGCTGGATTGTGAGACGCTTTAGGTGGATTTCAGAGAGATGCAGGAGTCGAAGGATACTATCACTGATCAGTCCCGACCACAGAAACTCTCAGATTTTCATCATCAGTGCCCAGGGCCGACCCATGGCTGATGAAGATGCGGTTAGCCTGGACACTATGCCTGTTGTTCCCCAACCCAACCGCAGGAGACGGCGCATCAGGATTTGCACAACGGGACGTTGCTTGGTCGTTCTGCTTGTGATATTCACATTGATGGCAATGGTAGCTGCCTCACTTCCTTGGATTATATTGGCATAG